A genomic stretch from Sphingopyxis sp. YR583 includes:
- a CDS encoding helix-turn-helix domain-containing protein, with the protein MTIGARLETSDVANLRGYPRHLLHLSITTSKPNGPSAQALIHNISETGLLLESSANLEIGETLAILLPHREATTAVVMWASDGLSGCKFTTPLSRSALSAALLQSAPAHDGQFAQRPTHAGHGEGTPGSAEALETFGSRLRRLRLARSFTLTALAKAVGVSKPTLWKWENDDVRPRQKSLDRLRATLGVSERELLTGKWVTVEQPVTVPITPSLPSSLAGTVEECKERIAELAGTHANNVTITLRY; encoded by the coding sequence ATGACGATTGGAGCAAGACTTGAAACGAGCGATGTCGCCAACCTGCGCGGCTATCCTCGGCACCTGCTGCATCTTTCGATAACGACCTCCAAGCCAAATGGGCCATCGGCTCAAGCTCTGATCCATAACATCTCGGAAACCGGTCTCTTGCTGGAGAGCAGCGCAAATTTGGAGATCGGCGAAACCCTTGCGATTCTCTTGCCTCATCGCGAGGCGACAACCGCGGTCGTGATGTGGGCCAGCGACGGGCTCTCGGGATGCAAGTTCACGACACCGCTGAGCCGCTCGGCACTCAGTGCTGCGCTGCTGCAAAGCGCGCCCGCGCATGACGGGCAGTTCGCTCAGCGGCCAACCCATGCCGGCCATGGAGAAGGGACGCCCGGTTCTGCCGAGGCTTTAGAGACATTCGGTTCGAGGCTGCGGCGGCTGAGGCTGGCCCGAAGCTTCACCCTGACTGCCCTCGCGAAAGCCGTTGGCGTGAGCAAGCCGACATTATGGAAGTGGGAAAATGACGACGTGCGTCCGCGCCAAAAATCGTTGGATAGGCTGCGCGCTACACTTGGCGTGTCCGAGCGTGAGCTGTTGACGGGAAAATGGGTGACGGTAGAGCAACCCGTCACCGTTCCGATCACACCGTCGCTCCCCTCCTCGTTAGCCGGAACCGTAGAGGAATGCAAAGAGCGCATCGCTGAATTAGCGGGAACACATGCGAATAATGTTACAATCACACTTCGCTATTGA
- a CDS encoding helix-turn-helix domain-containing protein, protein MQGKYQTETIRDPFPHQVAFGARLRGLREQRRIGLLSFARLVGVSKPTVWKWESGVVRPRQRSIEAVASILGVSEKELIFGRGDGQEVKPRPVHASSQRLSEVISACKEQIADAAGTDADNIAITIQI, encoded by the coding sequence ATGCAAGGCAAGTACCAAACTGAAACGATCCGCGACCCTTTTCCGCATCAGGTTGCCTTTGGGGCAAGATTGCGGGGACTGCGTGAGCAACGCCGTATAGGGCTTCTATCCTTTGCGCGTCTGGTGGGGGTGAGCAAACCAACGGTATGGAAGTGGGAAAGTGGCGTGGTGCGTCCACGTCAGAGATCGATCGAAGCGGTCGCCTCTATCCTTGGAGTGTCGGAGAAAGAACTAATATTTGGTCGGGGGGACGGACAGGAAGTAAAGCCAAGGCCAGTCCATGCATCTTCGCAGCGATTGAGCGAGGTGATCAGCGCTTGCAAGGAACAAATTGCCGACGCTGCAGGAACCGACGCGGACAATATTGCGATTACCATTCAGATTTAG
- a CDS encoding sensor histidine kinase translates to MLVTYAFGAVILFALVQFLILFERYDTDAHRAGLYAQDTAATAQLLHGLNSGVSRDEMIEAISRYEVRYVGDPAVGMARPDALASRDAPTALLEAHRQGKSRTTIIALAKAWADAEMAAAARANQHLERSNLAVKGYAALLGVAVILCVFVGGLLFLRRSRHLEHLLQQWAVELDEVDASRRLFFAKASHELRTPVTAIRGEAEMALADAEDIEAIRQSLEHINATAKFLNHRIEEMIGIARASDGKLHLDAARVDLRTIAEDAVADASSFAASVSVSIQITMPNSPVDVVGDAIWLKRALLAVIENALKFSPMGGQVTLTLAENNGMAEITVTDNGPGVMPDELPLLFDAYYQTDAGKARGGSGLGLAMTRWVAEQHNGRAIARNIGSWRRPDGCAVTVAIKLERA, encoded by the coding sequence GTGCTGGTAACCTATGCTTTCGGCGCAGTAATTCTCTTCGCGCTGGTGCAGTTCCTAATTCTTTTCGAGCGTTACGACACTGATGCTCATCGCGCTGGCTTGTATGCGCAGGATACCGCGGCCACCGCGCAACTTCTTCACGGGTTGAACAGCGGGGTGTCTCGGGACGAGATGATCGAAGCCATCTCGCGCTACGAGGTGCGCTACGTTGGCGATCCGGCCGTCGGCATGGCACGTCCCGACGCATTGGCTTCCCGCGATGCTCCAACCGCGCTTTTGGAAGCACATCGGCAAGGAAAGTCGCGCACGACCATCATCGCGCTTGCAAAGGCGTGGGCCGACGCTGAAATGGCGGCCGCCGCGAGAGCCAATCAACATCTGGAGCGGTCAAACCTTGCGGTAAAGGGCTATGCGGCACTGCTAGGCGTCGCCGTGATTCTTTGTGTATTCGTCGGTGGTTTGCTCTTCTTGAGACGATCGCGGCACCTTGAGCATTTGCTTCAGCAGTGGGCTGTGGAACTTGACGAGGTCGATGCTTCCAGACGGCTATTCTTTGCGAAAGCCAGCCACGAACTCCGCACTCCCGTAACAGCGATCAGGGGCGAGGCCGAGATGGCGCTGGCAGATGCAGAGGACATCGAGGCGATCCGTCAATCGCTCGAGCACATCAACGCGACCGCGAAATTCCTTAATCACCGAATCGAGGAGATGATTGGTATCGCGCGTGCATCCGACGGAAAATTACACCTAGACGCTGCACGTGTTGATCTGCGCACCATCGCAGAAGACGCGGTAGCGGATGCCAGTTCTTTCGCCGCGTCGGTTTCCGTTTCGATCCAGATAACCATGCCTAACAGCCCTGTCGATGTTGTCGGCGACGCCATCTGGCTGAAAAGGGCGCTTCTCGCAGTGATAGAGAACGCTCTGAAATTTTCTCCGATGGGCGGACAAGTGACCCTTACTCTTGCAGAGAACAACGGAATGGCCGAGATCACCGTGACTGACAACGGTCCAGGGGTCATGCCCGATGAGTTGCCGTTGCTTTTCGACGCCTATTATCAAACCGACGCTGGTAAAGCGCGTGGCGGTAGCGGCTTGGGCCTCGCGATGACACGATGGGTCGCCGAACAGCACAACGGTCGCGCCATTGCCCGTAACATCGGATCGTGGCGCCGCCCCGATGGCTGCGCCGTGACGGTCGCAATCAAGCTGGAGCGAGCATAG
- a CDS encoding response regulator transcription factor — translation MVEDDVGIGRFISHGLRARGLSVQWERVGSRVQNLAASGRFNAIILDLLLPDSDGLDLCRAIRKAELGIPILVLTARTGLDDRLDGFSAGADDYLGKPFAFLELVARVKALLARDQLRKPDPVVIGPLRIDADVDVATWDGRTIELGGRSFAMLLALARARGGVISRDELLDEIWGESIVTDNALDACASALRRSLSAVTNRAIVAAKRREGYSLHIADAGTDGGES, via the coding sequence TTGGTCGAAGACGATGTCGGCATCGGACGTTTTATCAGCCATGGTCTCAGGGCTCGCGGCCTTTCCGTACAGTGGGAACGCGTGGGTAGTCGGGTGCAAAACCTGGCAGCCTCCGGTCGCTTCAATGCCATCATTCTCGATCTCCTGTTACCCGACAGCGACGGGCTCGATCTCTGCCGTGCAATCCGCAAGGCGGAACTCGGCATTCCCATCCTGGTTCTGACCGCTCGAACCGGCCTCGATGACAGGCTTGACGGCTTCTCGGCCGGAGCGGACGACTATCTTGGCAAACCATTTGCGTTCCTTGAGCTGGTAGCCAGAGTGAAAGCCCTTCTCGCACGCGACCAGCTGCGTAAGCCGGATCCCGTCGTGATCGGCCCGCTCCGTATCGATGCCGACGTCGACGTCGCAACATGGGATGGAAGAACGATCGAGCTAGGGGGGCGCAGCTTCGCCATGCTGTTGGCGCTCGCCCGGGCGCGCGGCGGCGTAATAAGTCGAGACGAACTGCTGGACGAAATTTGGGGCGAATCTATCGTTACCGATAACGCCTTGGACGCTTGTGCCAGTGCGCTTCGCCGGAGCCTGTCGGCGGTCACCAACCGTGCGATCGTCGCGGCTAAGCGGCGGGAAGGCTATTCTTTGCACATTGCAGATGCCGGGACCGACGGTGGAGAGTCATAG
- a CDS encoding DUF6118 family protein produces MTQDTPPDILSADQAFDAMGQRLAGLTASVDGFAARQQELHARDYSPELGRIHDRCDAIAKEIAAMKDRPALALSPQLIAGQIEAAGKSVRQDDHRAWDNAQQQLEAAARGITAVTASANSAQQQKYWLVVVAIVAAIPKAVGESQHSCPRLRGPARSYYSGLRLIL; encoded by the coding sequence ATGACACAGGACACACCCCCCGACATCCTCTCCGCCGATCAGGCGTTCGATGCGATGGGACAGCGGCTTGCCGGCCTGACGGCTTCCGTCGATGGCTTTGCCGCGCGCCAGCAGGAGCTCCATGCGCGCGACTATAGCCCGGAGCTTGGACGCATCCATGATCGCTGCGACGCGATCGCCAAGGAAATCGCGGCGATGAAAGATCGCCCGGCGCTGGCCCTGTCGCCGCAGTTGATCGCTGGTCAGATTGAGGCGGCGGGCAAGAGCGTGCGCCAGGATGACCACCGCGCATGGGACAATGCGCAGCAGCAGCTCGAGGCCGCGGCGCGCGGCATCACCGCGGTCACTGCATCGGCGAACAGCGCGCAGCAGCAGAAGTACTGGTTGGTTGTTGTCGCGATCGTAGCGGCCATCCCCAAGGCCGTAGGAGAAAGCCAACACTCATGCCCGCGCCTGCGCGGTCCGGCGAGGTCGTATTACTCCGGCCTTCGACTGATTCTATGA